A single region of the Phycisphaerae bacterium RAS1 genome encodes:
- a CDS encoding Antirestriction protein (ArdA), producing MNTDCTNETTPATETPRIYVASLADYNAGYLHGCWIDANQPVEAIREAVAKMLAASREPIAEDWAIYDYDNFGSLHLSEFEGLEHVADVARGMAEHGTLFAALLNHVGDASNVEEARRYMEEAYRGAFDSLADYASDFVKDCYADALKGLPDFIRYHIDYDGIGRDMELGGDVFTVHCGGKLHVFDAQI from the coding sequence ATGAACACAGATTGCACCAACGAGACGACGCCGGCGACCGAAACTCCACGCATCTACGTGGCGTCACTGGCGGACTACAACGCCGGCTACTTGCACGGCTGCTGGATTGACGCCAATCAGCCGGTGGAGGCCATCCGCGAAGCAGTGGCGAAGATGCTCGCGGCATCGCGCGAGCCGATTGCCGAGGACTGGGCGATTTACGACTACGACAACTTCGGCAGTCTGCATCTGTCAGAGTTCGAAGGCCTGGAGCACGTCGCGGATGTCGCCCGTGGAATGGCTGAGCACGGCACGTTGTTCGCTGCATTGCTGAATCACGTCGGCGACGCATCCAATGTTGAGGAAGCCCGCCGGTATATGGAGGAGGCGTATCGCGGCGCGTTCGACAGCCTCGCCGACTACGCATCGGATTTCGTCAAGGACTGCTACGCCGACGCGCTGAAGGGACTGCCCGATTTCATCCGCTATCACATCGACTACGACGGCATCGGTCGTGACATGGAGCTGGGCGGCGACGTTTTCACGGTCCATTGCGGTGGAAAGCTGCACGTCTTCGACGCACAGATTTGA